In a genomic window of Diadema setosum chromosome 3, eeDiaSeto1, whole genome shotgun sequence:
- the LOC140226326 gene encoding protein adenylyltransferase FICD-like: protein MDDSGDKAPKDAVLTIHVTPSAFGVIFFLFGGIVSAILVSNLEVIFPTRNFISGTTELSKLPNSEVQKFDYGIRNWPVSSPSQKTSLSQDLVGEVQAAVHQALEAKYQGKKAKAHKLFQHALALDPHHADALNEYGEFVEEDDIVHANHLYSCALVVNESHSRALMNKERTSAAVAENDKRLFARVDEKRELLGQQMPEHSRALQRARAEFYYLQIYHTTAIEGNTLSLEQMRSILETGFAVGGKSVLEHNEVLGMNAALRYINETLMHRFGAISLDDILNIHRRVLGFVDPIDSGTLRTTQVFVGGYVPPPSSEVEDLMEEYITWLNSEEASALHPVEFAAVAHYKFIFIHPFLDGNGRTSRLLMNLILLKGGYPPVIIKLSQRQEYYETIKQANMGDIRPFIRFICRCLDDMIDAYLWVTSDSSSNLFEIEEGRRLVTET from the exons ATGGATGACAGTGGGGACAAAGCACCGAAGGATGCAGTTCTGACTATCCACGTAACTCCGAGCGCGTTTGGTGTGATTTTCTTCCTATTCGGCGGAATCGTTAGTGCAATATTGGTTTCCAACTTGGAGGTGATATTTCCAACACGAAACTTCATTAGTGGGACCACGGAGTTGTCGAAATTGCCGAACTCTGAAGTGCAGAAATTTGATTATGGAATTCGAAACTGGCCAGTGTCATCTCCTTCACAGAAAACATCTCTTTCACAAG ATCTCGTAGGCGAAGTGCAGGCAGCAGTCCACCAAGCGCTGGAAGCAAAGTACCAAGGAAAGAAGGCCAAAGCCCACAAACTCTTCCAGCATGCACTGGCGCTGGACCCACACCACGCCGATGCCCTCAACGAGTATGGAGAGTTCGTGGAAGAGGACGACATCGTGCACGCAAACCACCTCTACTCGTGTGCGCTGGTCGTCAATGAATCTCACTCAAGGGCTCTCATGAACAA GGAAAGGACATCTGCAGCTGTTGCTGAAAACGACAAACGTTTGTTTGCCCGTGTCGACGAAAAACGAGAGTTGCTTGGCCAACAGATGCCGGAGCACAGTCGGGCTCTCCAGCGGGCCCGGGCCGAGTTCTACTACCTGCAGATCTACCACACGACGGCCATCGAGGGCAACACCCTGTCGCTGGAGCAGATGCGCAGCATCCTGGAAACTGGGTTCGCCGTCGGCGGGAAGAGCGTCCTTGAGCACAACGAGGTGCTGGGGATGAACGCCGCCCTGCGGTATATCAACGAGACCCTTATGCACCGCTTCGGCGCCATCTCGCTGGACGACATCCTCAACATCCACCGCCGCGTCCTCGGCTTTGTGGACCCCATTGACTCAGGCACGCTGCGCACCACGCAGGTGTTCGTTGGCGGCTACGTGCCGCCACCATCCAGTGAGGTTGAAGACCTGATGGAGGAGTACATCACGTGGTTGAACTCGGAGGAGGCCTCGGCGCTGCATCCTGTGGAGTTTGCAGCGGTGGCGCACTACAAATTCATCTTCATCCACCCGTTCCTCGATGGGAATGGAAGGACTTCACGGTTGCTCATGAACCTTATCCTTCTCAAGGGGGGCTACCCGCCTGTCATCATCAAACTCTCTCAGAGGCAGGAGTACTACGAGACAATCAAACAGGCCAACATGGGCGATATACGGCCATTCATTCGATTTATATGCCGGTGCCTCGACGACATGATTGATGCGTACCTGTGGGTTACCTCAGACTCCTCAAGTAATCTTTTTGAAATTGAGGAAGGGAGACGATTGGTGACGGAAACATGA